Proteins encoded in a region of the Bradyrhizobium sp. CB3481 genome:
- a CDS encoding tripartite tricarboxylate transporter substrate binding protein, translated as MTIKAFSRRRVLAGAAGISAAAILPRTSFGSDWRPTETVRLIVPAAAGGSTDVMGRLLAAHLQTAWGQSAVVENRSGGGGTIGTAEVVRGKADGHVILVGNPGPNAIAYSIFRNMTYKADQLQPVSNMIRIPNIVSAHPSTGIKSIPELIAYIKANPDKLTYASSGVGQSPHLTGAWFLQLTGLKMVHVPFRGAGPALQAALAGDIQILFDNLYPSLPQTQDGKLTALCVTTPERSPAAPNIPSIREGVPELAKFDVSSWFGIFLPKATPAPAVDALNKEIKAMLARDDVKKTIGNMGATADWGTPQQFSDFVQAETTKFAEIIKREGLQMDVN; from the coding sequence GTGACGATTAAAGCCTTTTCTCGACGCCGCGTGCTGGCCGGAGCCGCAGGCATTTCTGCCGCAGCGATTTTGCCACGCACGAGCTTCGGCTCCGACTGGCGTCCGACCGAGACCGTCCGTCTCATCGTACCTGCAGCAGCCGGCGGCAGCACCGACGTGATGGGGCGGCTGCTGGCCGCGCATCTGCAGACTGCATGGGGCCAGTCGGCAGTCGTCGAAAATCGCTCCGGCGGCGGCGGCACGATCGGCACCGCCGAAGTCGTGCGCGGCAAGGCTGACGGCCATGTCATTCTGGTCGGCAATCCCGGTCCGAACGCGATCGCCTACAGCATCTTCCGCAACATGACCTACAAGGCCGACCAGTTGCAGCCGGTCAGCAACATGATCCGGATTCCGAATATCGTGTCGGCGCATCCGTCGACCGGTATCAAGTCGATCCCCGAATTGATCGCCTACATCAAAGCCAATCCGGACAAGCTAACCTACGCTTCCTCCGGCGTCGGGCAGAGCCCTCACCTCACCGGCGCCTGGTTCCTGCAGCTCACCGGCCTGAAGATGGTGCACGTGCCGTTCCGCGGCGCGGGGCCAGCGCTGCAGGCTGCGCTCGCGGGCGATATCCAGATCCTGTTCGACAATCTCTATCCGTCACTGCCGCAGACGCAGGATGGCAAGCTCACCGCACTCTGCGTCACCACGCCCGAACGCAGCCCGGCGGCACCCAACATCCCAAGCATACGCGAGGGCGTACCTGAGCTGGCAAAATTCGACGTCTCCTCCTGGTTCGGCATCTTCCTGCCGAAGGCAACGCCCGCTCCCGCCGTCGATGCCCTCAACAAGGAAATCAAGGCGATGCTGGCGCGCGATGACGTCAAGAAGACAATCGGCAACATGGGCGCCACCGCCGATTGGGGCACGCCGCAGCAGTTCTCCGATTTCGTGCAGGCCGAGACGACGAAATTCGCCGAGATCATCAAGCGCGAAGGCCTGCAGATGGATGTGAATTAA
- the bamE gene encoding outer membrane protein assembly factor BamE, with translation MSQLSTCVPSPIRMTARRRGLRAVAAVALVCAALTGCTGEQFQKGYILPPNALEQIPIGASQDQVLIVMGTPSTVATLNGEVFYYISQRSERKVAFMNQQVVDQRVIAIYFDKNRQVTRLANYGLQDGKIFDFISRTTPTSGQELSYLTPLFKLLSFN, from the coding sequence ATGAGCCAGCTGAGCACCTGCGTGCCCTCGCCGATCCGCATGACCGCACGAAGGCGCGGCCTTCGCGCGGTGGCGGCCGTGGCGCTGGTCTGCGCGGCGCTCACGGGGTGCACCGGCGAGCAGTTCCAGAAGGGCTACATCCTGCCGCCCAACGCGCTGGAGCAGATCCCGATCGGCGCCAGTCAGGATCAGGTGCTGATCGTGATGGGCACACCATCCACGGTCGCGACCCTGAACGGCGAGGTGTTCTACTACATCTCGCAGCGCTCCGAGCGCAAAGTCGCGTTCATGAATCAGCAGGTGGTCGACCAGCGCGTGATCGCGATCTATTTCGACAAGAACCGCCAGGTGACGCGGCTCGCCAATTACGGATTGCAGGACGGCAAGATCTTCGACTTCATCAGCCGCACCACGCCGACGTCAGGCCAGGAACTCAGCTACCTCACGCCGCTCTTCAAGCTGCTCAGCTTCAACTAA
- a CDS encoding ubiquinol-cytochrome C chaperone family protein, whose protein sequence is MLWPFNHFRKPRTPLRGTIEAIYGMIVTQAREPSFYRDLAVPDTVNGRFDLLLLHLWLVLRRLRSVEGGGALSQGLFDHFCNDMDDNLREMGVSDLKVPKRMQAFGEAFYGRTAAYDMALTEGQEALAQAICKNIMNGENLEKARRVAAYAEAAMIALDGIDEAALISGSARFPVPEKVQP, encoded by the coding sequence ATGCTTTGGCCGTTCAATCACTTCAGGAAACCCCGGACGCCGTTGCGCGGCACCATCGAGGCCATCTATGGCATGATCGTGACGCAGGCGCGAGAACCGTCGTTTTACCGGGACCTTGCGGTTCCCGACACGGTTAACGGCCGTTTTGACCTGCTTCTGCTGCATTTGTGGCTGGTCCTGCGGCGCCTGAGGTCGGTGGAGGGCGGCGGGGCCCTGTCGCAGGGGCTGTTCGATCATTTTTGCAACGATATGGACGACAATCTGCGCGAAATGGGGGTCAGCGACCTCAAGGTGCCCAAGCGCATGCAGGCTTTCGGCGAGGCCTTTTATGGCCGGACCGCCGCTTACGACATGGCGCTGACGGAAGGCCAGGAGGCGCTGGCGCAGGCGATCTGCAAGAATATCATGAACGGCGAGAACCTCGAAAAGGCCCGCCGGGTGGCGGCCTATGCCGAGGCGGCGATGATCGCCCTGGACGGTATCGACGAGGCGGCGCTGATCAGCGGTTCGGCCAGGTTTCCCGTGCCCGAGAAGGTGCAACCATGA
- a CDS encoding DUF177 domain-containing protein — MIKTGTTEKPDPWRVPIAVAQIPETGLHRDIAADQAVRQALAEMGGLREVKSAQASLDVTPRSGGRFHVTGNVRARIGQTCVVTLEEIENDIDEPVDLIFAPSEQVPQMAALVDEAEASDEETPDPLEPIDNGMIDLGKVATDALYLAVDPYPRKPGARFEPMVEATDPEDHPFAALRALKAEPKKSRARKPKGK; from the coding sequence ATGATCAAGACCGGCACGACAGAAAAGCCAGATCCTTGGCGCGTCCCCATAGCGGTCGCGCAGATCCCCGAGACCGGCCTGCATCGCGATATCGCGGCCGATCAGGCGGTTCGGCAGGCGCTGGCCGAAATGGGCGGCTTGCGCGAGGTAAAGTCGGCGCAGGCATCGCTCGACGTCACACCCAGGAGCGGCGGCCGATTCCACGTGACTGGCAACGTCCGGGCGCGAATCGGACAGACCTGCGTGGTGACGCTGGAGGAGATCGAAAACGACATCGATGAGCCGGTCGACCTGATCTTCGCGCCTTCAGAACAGGTCCCGCAGATGGCCGCTCTCGTCGATGAGGCCGAGGCGAGCGACGAGGAGACGCCCGATCCGCTGGAGCCGATCGACAACGGCATGATCGATCTTGGCAAGGTTGCCACCGATGCCCTGTATCTCGCGGTCGATCCATATCCGCGCAAGCCGGGTGCTCGATTTGAACCGATGGTTGAAGCCACTGATCCCGAGGATCACCCATTCGCGGCACTGAGGGCGTTGAAAGCAGAACCGAAAAAGTCGCGAGCCAGGAAGCCCAAGGGCAAATAA
- the plsX gene encoding phosphate acyltransferase PlsX has protein sequence MPQKVRIALDAMGGDVGASVVIPGAAISLKRHPDSEFLLYGDSKRIDAELARHPALKAASRVIHTDVAISNDDKPSHALRRGRKTSSMWLAIDAVKRGEADVAVSAGNTGALMAMARLHLRTLPGIDRPALAALWPTVRGDTVVLDLGASIGGDAHHLVTLAEMGSAMASVLFNIERPTVGLLNIGKEEIKGHEEIREAAEQLRAMNLPQLNYVGFVESDDIGRGVADVVVTEGFSGNIALKAAEGTARQMSEFLRNALTKNWLRRLGYLLARGAFQSLRDKMDPNKSNGGVLLGLKGVVVKSHGGISAEGFAYAVDVGYEMVRCDLLTKITQMINSDGGALAQTAQEAVS, from the coding sequence ATGCCGCAAAAGGTTCGAATCGCGCTTGACGCCATGGGCGGCGATGTCGGCGCATCGGTCGTCATTCCCGGCGCTGCTATTTCTTTGAAGCGGCATCCCGACAGCGAGTTTCTGCTCTATGGCGACAGCAAGCGGATTGATGCTGAATTGGCGAGGCATCCCGCACTGAAGGCGGCTTCGCGCGTTATCCATACCGATGTGGCCATCAGCAATGACGACAAGCCGAGCCATGCGCTGCGGCGCGGCCGCAAGACTTCCTCGATGTGGCTTGCCATCGATGCGGTGAAGCGGGGCGAGGCGGATGTCGCGGTCTCCGCCGGCAACACCGGTGCGCTGATGGCGATGGCGCGGCTCCATTTGCGCACGCTGCCCGGGATCGACCGCCCGGCACTCGCCGCGCTCTGGCCGACCGTGCGCGGTGATACCGTCGTGCTCGATCTCGGCGCCTCGATCGGCGGCGATGCGCACCATCTGGTGACGCTTGCGGAGATGGGCAGCGCGATGGCGAGTGTCCTGTTCAATATCGAGCGTCCGACAGTCGGTCTGCTCAATATCGGCAAGGAAGAGATAAAGGGACACGAGGAAATCCGCGAGGCAGCAGAGCAGTTGCGGGCGATGAACCTGCCACAGCTCAACTATGTCGGTTTCGTCGAGAGCGACGACATCGGCAGGGGGGTGGCCGACGTGGTCGTGACCGAGGGCTTTTCCGGCAATATCGCGCTGAAGGCGGCCGAAGGGACTGCACGGCAGATGTCGGAATTCCTGCGCAATGCCCTGACGAAAAACTGGTTGAGACGTCTCGGCTATCTCCTTGCCCGCGGCGCCTTCCAGTCGCTGCGCGACAAGATGGACCCTAACAAATCCAATGGTGGTGTGCTGCTTGGACTGAAAGGTGTGGTAGTGAAGAGCCATGGCGGAATCAGCGCCGAGGGCTTTGCCTACGCAGTCGACGTTGGCTATGAGATGGTCCGCTGCGATCTCCTCACCAAGATCACTCAGATGATAAATAGCGACGGCGGTGCGCTGGCACAGACCGCGCAGGAGGCTGTCTCGTGA